The following coding sequences lie in one Pan paniscus chromosome X, NHGRI_mPanPan1-v2.0_pri, whole genome shotgun sequence genomic window:
- the LOC103785125 gene encoding LOW QUALITY PROTEIN: cell cycle control protein 50B (The sequence of the model RefSeq protein was modified relative to this genomic sequence to represent the inferred CDS: inserted 1 base in 1 codon; deleted 4 bases in 3 codons; substituted 1 base at 1 genomic stop codon) → MTWSTTAGGAHQLNTTTFTWQHLPAWQPLLLASIRLQLFFYVGLAFISLDLYYSSTSIKELEYNYTGDPGTSNCSVCAVAGQGCVPLPICSCAWYFSLPELFQGPVYPYYVLTNFYQNNRWYGVSXDNAQLSGLPSTLHHPVNECTHCAACPSAPCNVITNSLFNDSSLWHQCWPGEPYVEVPRYRTACITRXTNYPIKFCNPPLVNGSLALAFHGTAPLPNWRRLVYDKLSPIPNNNGFINQDFVVWMRMAALPTFRKLFRKLYGHIRQGDYSAGLPRCVYCVNITYNYLLCAFGGHRLRIFSSILWMGGRNPFLCIAYVVVSSLCILTGFVMLVIYIRYQDYQKDDDNEEEG, encoded by the exons ATGACCTGGAGCACCACAGCCGGGGGCGCCCACCAGCTCAACACCACCACATTCACGTGGCAGCACCTCCCTGCCTGGCAACCGCTGCTGTTGGCCAGCATTAGGCTGCAGCTCTTCTTCTACGTGGGCCTGGCCTTCATCAGCCTGGACCTCTATTACTCCTCCACCAGCATCAAGGAGCTGGAGTACAACTACACCGGCGACCCGGGCACCAGCAACTGCTCGGTGTGTGCTGTGGCTGGCCAGGGCTGTGTGCCACTGCCCATCTGCTCATGCGCCTGGTACTTCTCACTGCCTGAGCTCTTCCAGGGCCCCGTGTACCCCTACTACGTGCTGACCAACTTCTACCAAAACAACCGGTGGTATGGAGTGT ACGACAACGCGCAGCTGAGCGGGCTGCCCAGCACGCTGCACCATCCAGTCAATGAGTGCACCCACTGCGCCGCCTGCCCATCG GCACCCTGCAACGTCATCACCAACAGCCTCTTCAACGACTCCTCGCTGTGGCACCAGTGCTGGCCCGGCGAGCCCTACGTGGAGGTGCCGCGCTACCGCACTGCA TGCATCACCCGGTAGACCAACTACCCCATCAAGTTCTGCAACCCACCACTGGTCAACGGCAGCCTGGCACTGGCCTTCCATGGCACAGCACCCCTGCCCAACTGGCGCCGGCTGGTCTACGACAAGCTCAGCCCCATCCCCAACAACAACGGCTTCATCAACCAGGACTTCGTGGTGTGGATGCGCATGGCAGCGCTGCCCACGTTCCGCAAGCTGTTCCGCAAGCTGTACGGGCACATCCGCCAGGGCGACTACTCAGCTGGGCTGCCGCGGTGTGTCTACTGTGTCAACATCACCTACAACTACCTGTTGTGTGCATTTGGCGGCCACAGGCTCCGCATCTTCAGCAGCATCTTGTGGATGGGTGGCAGGAACCCCTTCCTGTGCATCGCCTACGTGGTGGTCAGCTCCCTCTGCATCCTTACTGGCTTTGTCATGCTGGTCATCTACATTCGCTACCAGGAC TACCAGAAAGATGATGACAATGAGGAGGAGGGGTGA